One region of Armigeres subalbatus isolate Guangzhou_Male chromosome 3, GZ_Asu_2, whole genome shotgun sequence genomic DNA includes:
- the LOC134225639 gene encoding uncharacterized protein LOC134225639, with protein sequence MKHIIILLALACSCVHTTTASVSFSNLTYEMNPEYLKGKINVKVDGGKYSIGLDTDLLKKMDGNFWVAIVIAKKMDDTYVPIVDIKLDTCQTDPSEAESPLIRFVSTEAKKFVTFGLKCPYEPGHYAVNNFAFENSSALMNFIPKGMYQVSFTSHHQSPGSSQLNKVIILSFYADVQ encoded by the exons ATGAAACATATTATTATTTTGTTGGCCCTAGCATGCAGTTGTGTCCACACG ACAACTGCAAGTGTCAGCTTTTCTAACCTGACATACGAGATGAACCCAGAGTATTTAAAAGGCAAAATCAATGTTAAAGTTGACGGCGGTAAATATTCAATTGGATTAGATACTGATCTTCTGAAGAAAATGGACGGAAACTTTTGG GTAGCTATCGTGATTGCGAAGAAAATGGATGACACATACGTTCCAATTGTCGACATAAAACTAGATACATGTCAAACAGATCCATCAGAGGCAGAGAGCCCTTTGATACGATTTGTTTCTACCGAGGCGAAAAAATTTGTGACCTTTGGATTGAAGTGCCCCTATGAACCT GGACATTATGCTGTGAATAATTTTGCGTTCGAGAATAGCAGCGCTTTGATGAACTTCATCCCGAAGGGAATGTACCAAGTGAGCTTCACTTCACACCATCAATCTCCCGGAAGCAGCCAGTTAAATAAGGTGATAATCTTGTCATTTTACGCCGATGTTCAATGA